TGACAACACTGTAACAATGTTCGAGTACATCAAATTTACTTTGCTTTAGTGTAAATTcataatgaaattaatcagGTATAACAGGTATTTCGAAGCATAATCTAAAGTCTTGTATCTTTAGGTAACAAACCCACCGATTGATCCATTCAGAGAGAAGATCGTGATGTCACTAATGTGCCCAATTGGTCCTGTGAGTAATATCCTGGAACCAAATGAGTTACAAGTTCATCGATTATTCCTTCATCAACCCATCTTATCCCTGAAAGATCTTGAGGTGATTAAAAACACCAACTATCGTGGTTGGAGAACAAAGGTTATTGACATCACGTATCCGGCTGAGTATGGACCACCGGGTCTTCAGAAAACCATTCACAGGGTGTGCAACGAGGCTAACGAAGCTGCCCATCAGGGTTATCAGCTCATTGTTTTATCCGACCGTCTAGCCGGTCCAGACAGGTATAAATTATTgcattcaataaatatttttcctcattCAAAGAAAAACGTCAATATGCTATAACTCTTCAATTTATTCACAGGGTTCCAGTGAGCACTTTACTAGCTCAAGGTGCTGTACATCATTTTCTTATCGAAGAGCGTCAACGTATGAAAGTGGGCTTAATCCTAGAGACTGCGGAAGCTCGAGAGGTGCATCACATGTGTGTACTGCTTGGCTACGGAGCTGACGCAATCTGTCCCTATCTCGTCTTTGAAATGGCTAGAAGTCTTAGAGCTGATGGAGTCTTGGATGAATCCTGTACTGACGATATCATGTTCACTGTGAGTAGTACCTATGCAATTTGACAGTAAacacaaattttataattcgtCTAATTAGTACAATATtgtctttgaaaaatatcttatGATAATttggatttgaaatttttctttctagaaTTATTCTGAAGCTATGGAACGTGGAATTGCCAAGGTGATGGCAAAAATGGGAATATCTACTCTTCAATCTTACAAAGGTGCCCAAATCTTCGAGGCGGTTGGCTTGGCTGATGATGTTGTTGATAAATGTTTCAAGGTATTCACGCGCTTATCATAgtgaaattctttcaattcaaattcgtATTAAATCATTGATTTGATCATGTTTTCATTATATCGTTAGTTTCTCATGCTTGATTTTTGGTGTCACTATGCAGTGTTATTCAATGTTTCATATTTCTTTGGATATTTTAGGGTACCCAATCACGAATCGGTGGTGTAACATTCGACATAATAGCAAAAGAAGCATTCGAAAGACACCAAATGACTTACATGGAAAAAGCTGTGGATATGATGGTCCTGCGTAATCCTGGAATATACCATTGGCGAGCTGGAGGAGAGAAACATATCAACGAGCCCAACAGTATTGCTAATCTACAGGTATATGTTGCGAaagactgaaaaattgaaaccttCAAACGTATCTTCAATAATTTCCCTAATTAgaattttctattcatttGCTTCTGAAAATTTAGGAAGCTGTTGAATCAAAGAGTACCATCGCCTATGAAAATTACCGTAAATCTACGATGGATGCTGTCCGAGCATGCACACTACGAGGTCAAATGGAAATCAAAACTATCGATAAACCAATACCAATTGATGAAGTGGAACCAGCATCTGAGATTGTGAAGAGATTCGTGACTGGCGCTATGAGCTTTGGAAGTATTTCACTAGAAGCTCATACCACCCTTGCCATTGCCATGAATAGAATCGGTGGCAAATCCAACACCGGAGAAGGTGGAGAGAATGCTGACAGGTACGTCAATTAAGCTCATGTGATCATCATTTGtatcttggaaaaaaatcagcaataTAGATATGGGTATATTATAGGTACTACTTTGGTAAAATTAACGATTTGATCTATACTCATCATTGTTAATAATTTCAGATATTTGGACCAAGATCCAGAATTCAATAAGCGATCATCCATCAAACAAGTAGCAAGTGGCAGATTTGGTGTAACTTCCAGCTACATAGCAAATGCCGATGACTTGCAGATTAAAATGGCTCAAGGTGCCAAACCTGGTGAAGGTGGTGAGCTGCCAGGATATAAAGTAAGTTGATTTCGGTtggtgtataaaataattaaagtcACTTGCCATAAGCATCCCTTTAATGGGACCGtttcaataacaaattagTGAGTGTAATAATATTCAACATCACAGGTCACAGCGGATATTGCTGCAACACGTCACTCTGTGCCTGGAGTTGGACTTATTTCACCCCCACCCCATCACGATATATACTCGATAGAAGATTTAGCTGAGCTGATTTATGATTTGAAATGCGCAAATCCAAATGCTCGGATCTCTGTAAAACTTGTGTCAGAAGTCGGAGTTGGAGTTGTTGCATCTGGTGTTGCTAAAGTGAGTGCGATATAATGGTTTAATAATTTGTATCGAACATCTTTCATGCCACCCTCTTATAAACCCTTTACGAAATTAATTTACCGATATTTCGTTTGTCGGTTTTCTCTAATCAGCATGCGCATCGGCTATTTTTGTAGGGTAAAGCAGAGCACATTGTAATATCTGGACATGATGGTGGTACTGGAGCTAGTAGCTGGACTGGAATCAAGGCAGCGGGTCTTCCATGGGAGTTGGGTGTAGCAGAGACTCACCAAGTATTAACTCTCAACAACTTGCGCTCCAGAGTCGTTGTTCAAGCAGATGGTCAACTTCGCACCGGCTTTGATGTCGTTGTTGCTGCACTTTTGGGCGCAGACGAATTTGGTTTCAGTACAGCTCCGTTGATCGCTATGGGCTGCACGATGATGCGAAAGTGCCATCTGAATACGTGTCCAGTGGGCATTGCTACACAAGATCCAATTTTACGCAAAAAGTTTGCAGGAAAACCAGAACATGTTATCAATTTTCTGTTCATGTTGGCCGAGGAGGTAAGGGTTTATTTTGAACTCAGTTTTATCACGTATTTCATGCATTCAATATCTATTCCTGCTTAGAACGTCCGATACGATTTGATAGGTTACGATTAGgtaataatgaatattatagAATAGTTTTCAGAATCACGATACACAGTAAGAAGTCTATTCTGTTTTTTGAATCCCATTCTATAATATTCCATCAGAATTGTTCATGTCCCACCAATCTTTTCCAGTTAAGATAGATGAAAGAAAGTTTCTACAAAATGCttataatttccaaatttttgtCCAGGTACGAACGCACATGGCTAGTCTTGGTATAAGAAAATTCCAAGATTTAGTTGGACGCACTGATTTCCTGAAGGTTGCCAGCCGTGATCATGAAAAATCCAAGACTCTTAATTTCACAAACATTTTACGCAATGCATTGGAGATGCGTCCAGGTGTCAACATTAAGGGTGGCTCAGTCAAGCAGGATTTCCAGCTCGAAAACAGATTGGACAACAAGCTTCTTGAAGAGGCAGCACCAGTTTTGGACGGACTCAAAAAAAGCGTTTCCATCCAGATGAACATCAACAATGAATGCAGAGCATTTGCGTCAACTTTAAGCTATCACATTTCAAAGCAAGTTGCAATCATTTTATTTAGTTTCAGTTAGCACCCAACCATGAGCAATTCCTTATTTCGTATAGCTACCATTTCCTTGTATATGTCTATgcttgtaaaaatattcggttTCACAATTTCTGCCACGTTTGAGAattgttttacaaaattgtttttagGAAATTCGGGGAAGAAGGGCTTCCAGAACACAGTATTAATATCAATATGACTGGCTCTGCGGGTCAGAGCTTCTGCGCTTTTATGACAAAAGGTGTTCATGTTACGTTAGAAGGTGATGCAAACGATTACGTAGgaaaggtgaataaaaattatccaaatGCCTTCACCAAACTGTACGAGAATCAATACTTACCTCTATTTTTATCACTCAGAGTCTCTGTGGTGGAGAGATTATCATATATCCCCCCAAGGATTCGGACTTCAATTCCGAAGCTAATGTTATTGTGGGTAACGTCTGTCTCTATGGTGCGACGTCTGGTCGGGCATACTTCCGAGGTATAGCTGCAGAGAGGTTCAGCGTTCGTAACAGTGGAGCTATCGTAGTTGTAGAAGGAGTAGGTGATCACGGATGTGAGTACATGACTGGAGGTTGTGCACTTATACTTGGGCTGACAGGAAGGAACTTTGCTGCTGGAATGTCCGGTGGAATTGCTTATGTTCTCGACGTTGACGGATCGTTCAAAAGGTAAATTGACTCACGCACtatgcatattatacatttgcAATATTTAGTGTGCGAGgatggatttatttttataggtGAGCGAATTTACTATAGTTCTGATAAtgcagcttttttttttttgtaaagaaaattattgttagaatATACATAATAGCAGGTAATAACTACTGAGTATGGTTGGTATACCTACTAGAAAATTTTGCACATTTGCTTTGATTACATTTCAGTGATGATTAATCATATTGCCATGTATGTTTCAGTAAATGCAATCCTGAAATGGTGGAGCTACTTCCACTTAATCAGCAGAGTGACATTGCGTATGTGAAGGAACTTCTGGAAGAGTTCATTGAAAAGACTGGATCATTGATCGCTCAGGAGTTGCTGAAGGTCTGGCCTGAACCTACCACCAGATTTGTAAAGGTACGCTGATAAATTTTGCTCAATGATCAAATTATTCAGAATTTCTTCAAGTTGTTCTGGTTTAAATACATTTTGGTTGTAATACTACTAGGTATTCCCATACGAATATCAACGCGCTCTAAAGCAACTAGCAGAGCAGAAAGTAGCGCAGCCAATTGTCAACAGCAATAGCAAACCATCAGAACCTAATGTTAAAGATATTGAAGATTCGATTGCTGATGGGGAtatggagaaaaagaaattggatAAGATTCGGTAGATATGAATTTTAGTTCACACACTAATGACAGGATATGTGTGTTTAATTCGTCAAACTGAATAGCACAACTAATCACGAAATCTGTATTTTGTTTGCAGAGGATTCGTAAAATACGGTCGCGAAACAAAAAACTATCGACCGGCTGAAAAACGAATGGAAGATTGGGATGAGATATATAACTTTCAAGGTGTTAGGAAGGGACTTAGAGTTCAGGCAGCAAGATGTATGGAATGTGGTGTTCCCTTCTGTCAGAGCAGCCATGGGTGTCCTCTTGGAAACATTATTCCAAAGTGGAATGACcttgtttttcattcaaactGGAAAGAGGCCTTGAATCAGCTGCTTCAGACCAATAACTTTCCTGGTTAGTTTTCACCCTATCATCGCGATCATGTTTGGCATCCGGACGAATCAAAATAGTGACAACTAAAATTTGTGTTTAACATACACCCATCATTCTTACAGAGTTTACTGGAAGGGTATGTCCAGCACCTTGTGAGGGTGCTTGTGTATTGGGAATCTCCGAGCCACctgtaacaataaaaaacattGAGTGCGCTATCATAGATCATGCCTTTGAGCAAGGATGGATCACTGTGCAACCTCCGAAGTCAAGAACTGGACGTCGAGTGGCAATTGTAGGATCTGGTCCTTCTGGACTTGCTGCGGCTCATCAACTTAACAAAGCTGGTCACTTGGTCACTGTCTATGAACGAAACGATCGCGTTGGTGGTCTTTTGCAGTATGGTATTCCTACCATGAAATTGTCTAAGCAAGTTGTTCAACGGCGAGTTTCTCTTCTCGCTGCTGAAGGAATCTCCTTCAAGACTGGTATCAATGTTGGGAAGGATATTTCAGCTAAAGTGAGCTTATGAactgctgtttatttttactagtgaatttcttttatcttcTCTGTATTTGTTCATATTgtcgagaaaatgaaaaatttcagtaggcagttaattaattattgaagcCATTggacattaaaaattttcatgttatCACGCACATTCCGCAACAAACTGTACTACCATTTTTCTTGCACAATAGGAATTGAAAGAACAGTATGATGCACTTCTTCTGTGTACTGGAGCTACGTGGCCAAGAGATCTGCAAATACCTGGACGGCACTTTGAAGGAATTCACTTTGCCATGAGTTTTCTCGAGAACTGGCAAAAAAAACAGATGGGAAACACTGTACCACCCAAAATGGAATTAATTGCTCAGAATAAAGATGTCATAATTATCGGTGGTGGAGATACAGGTTGCGATTGCATTGCTACATCCTTGCGACAGGTATTACACTGCGCATATCAAATCACATGGGCCTACTAGACCCATGATCCCTTACAGTAAAATACTACaatataacaatataaatCTCATCTGTATTTAGTATGTCCAATGCAAAAATACTAACAAACGAATGTTTTGTTCGAGGTCTAAATTATTCGTCAGATTTTTGAAACTATGATATATATACTAAAGTGTGGGGACAACTATACATACCGGTACGTAACATTCTGTCCTGTCGCCAGGGTGCCAGATCCATTACAACGTTTGAAATCTTACCTGAACCTCCATTAAAAAGAGGAAAGGACAATCCATGGCCACAGTACCCTCGAGTGTTCAAGGTGGACTATGGTCATGAAGAAGTTTCTCTTAAATTTGGACGGGATCCACGTCAGTTCAGTACACTGAGCAAGGTAAATGTAACATTTTCTTTCTGCACTGAAATATCGTATCAATTAGTTAAATATGAATGAATGGAAATGAATTTCAGTTTCAAGtcatgaattgttttttatggAATATCTTAGAAAGTTTAATTTACATCATTAATTTCAGGAATTCTTGGGCAATGACAAGGGACATGTAACTGGAATTAGAACAGTCACAGTTGAATGGACTAAAGATGAAGCAGGTAGATGGAAAATGGACGAAGTTCCTAATTCTGAAAAggtgagttttttttctagCACCATGTGATGAGGTGAGCCATCGGAGGTATGTCAATGTCAATGagatatttgtatatataaatgtatttttcaatagaCCTACAAATGTGATCTGGTATTACTTGCAATGGGCTTTATGGGACCTGAGAAATACGTCGCTACTGATTTAGAAGCAAAACTCGATGGGCGTGGAAACTACGAAACTCCTGGCGGCAAATACTCAACTAGTATTTCAGGTGTTTTTGCTGCAGGAGGTTAGTTAAGATTGTGATTTTGTTTCATCCAAAAGTCAGTTGAAAGAATTCCTTTCCAATACAATTCTACTctacaattttaatatttgcGAATTTAGATTGCCGAAGAGGTCAGTCACTTGTCGTATGGGCAATAGCTGAAGGAAGGCAGGCTGCAAGGGAAGTCGACAAGAGTCTAATGGGATCTACGACTCTGCCAAGTCCTGGTGGTGTTATCACAGGGGTCTTACCTTAAATCTGAGTAAGGCGAGATCctgtgagtaaaaaatatttataagtcCACATTGAGCCCAATATGGCAGCTGACTTTGTAGAAATTGCGTTCTGATTATTGTGTCAACTTAGGAGAAATTTCCTGATTCGCAGACTGATTAATTAGTTGAGGCGTCCATAAAACTCATATGATTATTTGGATCCTGGTCATGTAGACTGAAACCGTAATCGAATAGCCTCTAGAATATGTAagagatattaattaatactaCATTGTCGTGCATGTCATATATTACGTTTCGTACAGGGTTACGCatgtacacatacacacacacacacacgcacctTACACAGGCATCGGTGTACATAAGATATGAACATGCAGGTGGTAATGTGATTGAAggtattttttgttctttctaaAATGCGAAAAGCGGAGTTATAAACGTCATAGCAAACTCCATAAGTTGTAGGCATGAAGAAAACGCATGTAAGTACTTGGTAGAGGTGATGCTTAACTATTTTTTCCAGCATATACATTTAACTGCAAGACGGAATACTAAAATTCTATTCTTGCCACTATCAGGATTGCATGACAAGCCATAGGAGATTATGGTATCTAATGATGTAAAATCTTTAcatgtacaatataaatacGTACACAAAAATATCGTATGTAAATCAATGCAATGTTCTGCATTCCCATGATTAAATGGCTGAAATTaccgaaattaattaattgttagTAGAAGAAAATTGGAAACGATATGTTGAAACATTATTTAGACCACATCTAAATTCTATTGTCGCATACGTGATTGTTCtaccaaactttttttttttttttttttacgtttatgcctttttgtaattttcttagCTTACATAATTGTATCAGTAAGTTATAATTGTCAGATCGTATCATCGATTTATGGTATaagtaatttatttatgaCTATAATATCAAATGTTGGATATCAGATTATTTGCTACATATTATTACCGTGTTGTCCCATGTATAAGCCGACCCCGCGTATAAGACGATCCCCGATTCTGAGACAGTATTTcagggtgtttttttttagataccCGTATAAGGCGGGTCCGCGTATAAGACGAGGACGATTTTGGCGGGTGCTGTTAGCGATAACGAAAACCTCGGATTATATTCGAAATAATacggtattattattaaactaCTGAAATAATTCTTATTTCCATTAATACTATCGTTCCGTGAGTGAACACCtatcatttgaataaatacgatagattgaaataatcatttatcacTGTAAATTATAGTGCATACGTATCTATATTATACTAACGAGACAATAAAAGTATACTGAACGTTAGATATCCAtgtattatttaattcatACCTACCATGTGACAAATACTAACGTTTCTGGAATTTCTTGAACTCTTCCAAAAATATTAGATATGTAAGTTAATTAAAGTTGGACATAGTTGAATCAGAATCTTTGGTTGAGAACTGTAGAGCAATACAAATAATGCAGAACTACGCATTATCATTGCTAGTTATTTTGAATACGTCTTCAGTAACTTACAATTATCGCAACTGTGCATAGAACGATAGGGTAATGAGAACTTCTTTCAAGTCGAGTTAGTGGAAAAGTAGGTGCAGTGAAATTAACAAATACATCAATAGAGCATTCGAagattttctttaaatattaatttaatataCTTTACATTTATAGTGTCaacattataaaaatatttgttggaTACAATACAGAGTACATTACTAAATATAGTACAGCTTTCAAGTTAAATTAACAATGTTTCAGTTCGCATTCATGAATCTTTTCAACAACCCTTGTGATATGCAATATATTGTTTGGGCATTGTGTACAGACAATATTGATACGTGGTAACCATATATCAACCTACAATTATTAACCTATTAGTAATACAACaacaaatacaaataaaaatcaaataatttgacCCGCAACTTATAATCTGACGATACACTGTCTCTATGACCTACGTAGAAAATATACCtgtgtgtgtattttataAACACCTGTATGTCAATAAGGCTTCCAATTACTAACAGAATACACTTATTATactcaaattttcgcgaattctaattatacaacaaaaaatttacaatcatcgattattctcgtagcaaataaattaaaaaacaaacgcGAATGATACGATAAAATTGTGACCGCCACATAAATTCAGTACAAATGCGCAACAATTGCAGCTACTAAAACAAGTATTGCAACACTTAATCCAGTCATATAGACAACAAATTGCTGATCTTGAGATGAATCTTCATTGCTATCGGAGGCTACTGTGTCCACGGTATTTTGATAGTAGAATTCCGAAGGATCTGTAGGTCATTAATGTTGATTGGTTTTATCTCTATATTATTCTGTCAGAACAATTCTTTTACTTAAACTAATACAGACTGCAAAAGCATCAAAGTGCTGTACAATCTTTAGGTAGATTTTGTAGAACTCACCCGCCTGGAGTTCAAGCTCTTTTTGTACGCTGCTTTCTTGCATTTCTAAATCCAAAAGTTCCTGCAAAGACACTAAAGCTTCTTGTGGTCCTTCACCAGGAAATAAGTAGTCAGACAATGTTACTCTACTTTGCGGCAGAGCGACCAAAACCCTTCTTGGAGGTTCGTGCAGGGTAACGTTTTCTAAAAATAAGTAATCCatgaaaagttttaaattatttctaccaTCCCAAAGTGAAAATGTATATTCAataaaacagagaaaagatATCATTCATGACAGATATCCAATCGTATGCTTATTGTATAGTTTTGCCGAGATTGTCAGTTACCTTCTGGGGAcccattttcttcttcaattaaaCTATCCCAGTGCATTTCTAACCGACTAGCCAACGACCTTATGATATCCTGTTTCACTGCTGCAGTAGCCTCTTCGATGGTTGCTTTCTGATGCACAAATGTTCTGCTAACAACTTGCCCGACTAGCCGCATAGTCGCACTGCAGGATGTTATCAATATGTCTGAACTAGGATTTTTTGgctaaaataattaaaaacttatTTCTGTATTCTTTCTTCAACGGGTTCTTCAACCCTCTCTACtgtacaatacaatacaataaatGAGCTAGGAAACccattaatttcattatttcctTTTCAGTTATACAATTACTTGAATTTGGAAGCGATTCCTTGATACAACAAAGTGTCATGGCCTCCCGGCCATCtattcattcaaatatcaaGCTATTATGACCACTGTAACTTACACAGGGAATATACATGCTAACTTGAAGCGTTTTGTTAGCCAAAGTCGTGTCATTGTTGctcttaatttcttttctatcctttttcttctttccaaCTACTTCAAGAGTGTCCTCTAAAGACCGTGGTTCACCTTCGATCACAATCAAAGCTGAGTCAACAGTATCTGATATATTTGCAAGAATTCCCTGTATAGaacacaaataaaatttactacCTTCCGGTAGAGTTATTTGGTAAGCGATAAAAGCTGAATTCAAGGTTTTATGGTGATTGGCATGAGTATCGTTTATATATGCTACTTGATATAATTCATGAGATTGAATCTGCCAATAATTCAACCTTTTAAATCAATACAAATACCTGTAGTTGCTTTTTTAATGTTGCCGGCATTTGGTCAGCTGCAATTGGAAATAACCGATCAAAATCTACTCGAGCTTCGAGTTGATGCCATTTTGTGGCCTTAGCTTGGAACTTCCAATCTACCGGTTTCAATATTCCTCCAAGACTAGCATCAAGAGATTTGCATAATATCCTAAAGAAATATGAAAGTTTTTCTTAAACAAACACAATACGAAAACGATGGCACAATACAGTCTTATCATTTTCATAAAGTTCACTTACTTTTGAGTAATACTATTGAAGTGCAGGATAAGATTTTCCTGATTGTTATTCCCAtaaagatatttatttaatgCTAAGTGCTTGTAAATTGCAACTACCACTGATCGTAGTCTGTTTATTGAATTGCTATCATTCAAGATATCTGACGGGCCAACCACAAATATTCCTAGCACCCACATACCACCTGGTAACATCCTGGTAACCTGAAAAGAAATCcatcgaataaataaatggacAATGATGGTGGTAACAATGAGTTCATTACATGTTTTGCGTGATCGGCGACCCAAGTTTCCGGTATGTCATTGATGGATTTAATGTACTTTCGTCCTGGTTCTGGCTGAGTGTTGCTTGCAGAGCTTATCAAAGATTCTTCAATTACATCCTTCGCGGCAGGAGGTGGAGTTCTTGCCAGATGAACAACAAAGTCTTTCTGTGCTGTActctaaaataaaaaatgacgatgatagtcaaaaatgattataattttgatcGGAATTTTCAACATGTGTCAACTGCTGACTTTTGCGTGCGACAGATTATACGTTGAGGCACATTGAATGGCACTAACAACGTGTCCTTTGTGAATTACTCTAGATGATCATTTTTCGGTTCCAATTACGCTTTCTAGGGctaaacaaataaatgaaatttctatttgTAATTTAGTACTTATTATTTTCGAACACAACGATTATAGATATTGAGTTGAATACAGTGTCCGTCATTAGAATCAAAATCAGAATTGACTAGACATTGAAGTTTAATTCATACCATGAAGGTGCAAGATCGCTAGCATATTGAATAACATTGTGAGCTCAACAGTAGGAGAATTTATCTGTCAACCATATTATTGGTTTGCCGATAGAAGCGGGAATAGGAAGATATTGAATTCGTAAACAATTCTATAAAGCTTATACTGAGTAGGCGCAAATTGCGGAATGTGATGTGGCAAACTTTAATCTCTTATAGTccaaattcataaattttaaaataaatagcaTTTAAGGACTTGTCATTAATACCTTCTGTATGGATTTTGTAGGATCTTATTTAGTTTGTTACAGAAATGTTACAAGGGGCTACAAGGGGTTAAGATTTGACGTTTAGCATAACCTCCAAGTCCGTGACTCGACCTCATAACTAATAGAAGTATTGTTTTCCAA
The Neodiprion fabricii isolate iyNeoFabr1 chromosome 1, iyNeoFabr1.1, whole genome shotgun sequence DNA segment above includes these coding regions:
- the LOC124182271 gene encoding glutamate synthase [NADH] isoform X2 translates to MKFEKVFIHNGKIVFCKLSIYSVNNGIKFELHYCCSWNITNMSSGDPWSLPVKQGLYDPTLEKDACGVGFIVAIDGKRSHKIVRDAEKLSARMNHRGACACDNDSGDGAGVLCAIPHDYYAAEIREQHGVELPEFGHYATGIFFLDKITHQQSEEAFAKLAEECNLRIICWRDVPTDNTKIGQVAYKTEPYSRQVFVTGDQEVEALNRQVFVLRKRASHTIPQPGIRFYICSLSLKTVVYKGQFTADQLWKYYTDLSSPDFETYLALVHTRFSTNTFPSWERAHPLRLLAHNGEINTLRGNVNLMKAREGVMSSPIYGDKLKQLYPVVEPNLSDSGAADCVLEFLVMAGQRTLPEAVMTMVPEAWQNDLTMATEKRDFYHWAACAMEPWDGPALLTFTDGRYVGAILDRNGLRPSRFYVTKDNMMVMASEVGVYDTPPSNVVLKSRLKPGRMLLVDTEEKKIIQDVDLKIYIARSRPHSTWLKEQISMDQLREAHIAVNGSNGITENGSVELTKLIETNDTFEGVSAVNRVWGGDKRLSLYGYTIETINMLLLPMIQTKKEALGSMGNDAPLACLSDFQPLIYEYFKQLFAQVTNPPIDPFREKIVMSLMCPIGPVSNILEPNELQVHRLFLHQPILSLKDLEVIKNTNYRGWRTKVIDITYPAEYGPPGLQKTIHRVCNEANEAAHQGYQLIVLSDRLAGPDRVPVSTLLAQGAVHHFLIEERQRMKVGLILETAEAREVHHMCVLLGYGADAICPYLVFEMARSLRADGVLDESCTDDIMFTNYSEAMERGIAKVMAKMGISTLQSYKGAQIFEAVGLADDVVDKCFKGTQSRIGGVTFDIIAKEAFERHQMTYMEKAVDMMVLRNPGIYHWRAGGEKHINEPNSIANLQEAVESKSTIAYENYRKSTMDAVRACTLRGQMEIKTIDKPIPIDEVEPASEIVKRFVTGAMSFGSISLEAHTTLAIAMNRIGGKSNTGEGGENADRYLDQDPEFNKRSSIKQVASGRFGVTSSYIANADDLQIKMAQGAKPGEGGELPGYKVTADIAATRHSVPGVGLISPPPHHDIYSIEDLAELIYDLKCANPNARISVKLVSEVGVGVVASGVAKGKAEHIVISGHDGGTGASSWTGIKAAGLPWELGVAETHQVLTLNNLRSRVVVQADGQLRTGFDVVVAALLGADEFGFSTAPLIAMGCTMMRKCHLNTCPVGIATQDPILRKKFAGKPEHVINFLFMLAEEVRTHMASLGIRKFQDLVGRTDFLKVASRDHEKSKTLNFTNILRNALEMRPGVNIKGGSVKQDFQLENRLDNKLLEEAAPVLDGLKKSVSIQMNINNECRAFASTLSYHISKKFGEEGLPEHSININMTGSAGQSFCAFMTKGVHVTLEGDANDYVGKSLCGGEIIIYPPKDSDFNSEANVIVGNVCLYGATSGRAYFRGIAAERFSVRNSGAIVVVEGVGDHGCEYMTGGCALILGLTGRNFAAGMSGGIAYVLDVDGSFKSKCNPEMVELLPLNQQSDIAYVKELLEEFIEKTGSLIAQELLKVWPEPTTRFVKVFPYEYQRALKQLAEQKVAQPIVNSNSKPSEPNVKDIEDSIADGDMEKKKLDKIRGFVKYGRETKNYRPAEKRMEDWDEIYNFQGVRKGLRVQAARCMECGVPFCQSSHGCPLGNIIPKWNDLVFHSNWKEALNQLLQTNNFPEFTGRVCPAPCEGACVLGISEPPVTIKNIECAIIDHAFEQGWITVQPPKSRTGRRVAIVGSGPSGLAAAHQLNKAGHLVTVYERNDRVGGLLQYGIPTMKLSKQVVQRRVSLLAAEGISFKTGINVGKDISAKELKEQYDALLLCTGATWPRDLQIPGRHFEGIHFAMSFLENWQKKQMGNTVPPKMELIAQNKDVIIIGGGDTGCDCIATSLRQGARSITTFEILPEPPLKRGKDNPWPQYPRVFKVDYGHEEVSLKFGRDPRQFSTLSKEFLGNDKGHVTGIRTVTVEWTKDEAGRWKMDEVPNSEKTYKCDLVLLAMGFMGPEKYVATDLEAKLDGRGNYETPGGKYSTSISGVFAAGDCRRGQSLVVWAIAEGRQAAREVDKSLMGSTTLPSPGGVITGVLP